A stretch of the Patescibacteria group bacterium genome encodes the following:
- the metG gene encoding methionine--tRNA ligase, producing the protein MPKKQETFYVTTPIYYVNDVPHIGHAYTTIAADVLARYHRMLLGADNVYFLAGTDEHGAKIAQAAERNNMSPQEFVDMEAAKFQLVWDSLDISNNDFIRTTESRHKKVVVEFLKQLKKAKTPLGNDCLYEKEYEGLYCVGCESFKTESELVDDKCVDHQKVCQMIKEKNWFFRLSDYGQKLKELIEKNELLIMPESRKNEILGLINTGLKDVSISREQVKWGIKLPFDEKQVVYVWFDALINYVSALGGPKGKLYKKFWPANVHLMAKDILKFHAVIWPAMLLALKLPLPKIVFAHGFFTVDGQKMSKTIGNVILPEELIAKYGTDATRYLLLSQFGFGTDGDFNKARLDQQYNSALANEFGNLLSRVLSMSEKYNNSVVPKYNVDYDKFFAFDLKTDWDRYDFFLRNLKFDEALNVAWENIRRCNAYIDKEKPWELAKSNPKVLVDVMYNLLETLRQTAIMIWPFMPQTGNEILSQLGFDPAKEEKKSIEELRTWASLPLGQKIKKGSALFPRLE; encoded by the coding sequence ATGCCGAAAAAACAAGAAACATTTTACGTAACCACGCCGATTTATTATGTGAATGATGTGCCACATATTGGGCATGCCTATACCACAATTGCCGCAGATGTTTTAGCGCGCTATCATCGCATGCTTTTAGGCGCTGACAACGTCTATTTTTTAGCAGGCACAGATGAACATGGAGCAAAAATAGCGCAGGCAGCAGAGAGGAACAACATGAGCCCGCAAGAATTTGTTGATATGGAAGCAGCTAAATTTCAGCTTGTCTGGGATAGCCTGGATATTTCCAATAATGATTTTATCCGCACAACTGAAAGCAGGCATAAGAAAGTTGTAGTGGAATTTTTAAAGCAGCTGAAAAAAGCCAAAACTCCTTTAGGCAATGACTGCTTGTATGAGAAGGAATATGAAGGCTTGTATTGTGTTGGTTGTGAATCATTCAAAACTGAGAGTGAATTAGTTGATGATAAATGCGTTGATCACCAGAAAGTCTGCCAGATGATTAAGGAAAAAAACTGGTTTTTCAGGCTTTCTGATTACGGGCAAAAATTAAAAGAGCTGATTGAAAAAAATGAATTATTAATCATGCCTGAATCAAGAAAAAATGAAATTTTGGGTTTGATTAATACTGGCTTAAAAGACGTTTCCATTTCACGCGAACAGGTAAAATGGGGGATTAAATTGCCGTTTGATGAAAAGCAAGTAGTTTATGTCTGGTTTGATGCTTTAATAAATTATGTCTCTGCCCTGGGCGGCCCAAAAGGAAAATTATATAAAAAATTCTGGCCTGCCAATGTACATTTAATGGCTAAAGATATTTTAAAATTCCACGCAGTGATTTGGCCTGCCATGCTTTTGGCCTTAAAATTGCCTTTGCCAAAAATAGTTTTTGCCCATGGATTTTTTACTGTGGATGGCCAGAAAATGAGTAAGACAATTGGCAATGTGATTTTGCCTGAGGAATTAATCGCCAAATATGGCACTGATGCCACCAGGTATCTGCTTTTATCGCAGTTTGGCTTTGGGACTGACGGTGATTTTAATAAAGCCAGATTAGACCAACAGTATAATTCTGCCCTGGCTAATGAATTTGGCAATCTGCTTTCGCGAGTGCTGTCCATGTCTGAAAAATATAATAATAGCGTGGTGCCAAAATACAATGTTGATTATGACAAATTTTTTGCTTTTGATTTAAAAACAGACTGGGACAGATATGACTTTTTCCTGAGGAATTTAAAGTTTGACGAAGCTCTGAACGTTGCCTGGGAAAATATCAGGCGTTGCAATGCTTACATTGATAAGGAAAAACCCTGGGAACTGGCAAAGAGCAATCCCAAGGTATTAGTTGACGTAATGTATAATCTTTTAGAAACCTTGCGCCAGACAGCAATCATGATCTGGCCGTTTATGCCTCAAACCGGCAATGAAATCTTAAGCCAGTTAGGTTTTGATCCTGCCAAAGAAGAAAAAAAGTCTATTGAAGAATTGAGAACCTGGGCGAGTCTGCCTTTGGGTCAGAAAATTAAAAAAGGTTCAGCCTTATTTCCAAGATTAGAATAA